The Sediminispirochaeta smaragdinae DSM 11293 genome has a segment encoding these proteins:
- a CDS encoding metallophosphoesterase family protein: MFFLPSIVTRRTLPPREAYLHIVKAATDKLKGEDQLVRPRDEHNRPGGLIRLQEGITMIVPDLHARIPFLLHALVFPVEGRPFIDLMKEGSGTMVCVGDGLHSEARGYQRWQVALQELLEGFFRHEAMDEEMLEGLGQMELVMRLKLAFPDRFHFLKGNHENILNREGNGDHPFRKFVLEGEMVRVYLQKFYGDDFLKSYADFERALPLVAADGNFMVSHAEPARSFSREEVIRYRSLDDVVEGLTWTPNDGSEEGSVQTMIESFCASPDQAVYFGGHRTIEGRYSLRASGRFIQLHNPVSFQVALADSGRPFDPERDIVDVSGDPAALLERSELEISEETP; the protein is encoded by the coding sequence ATGTTTTTTTTGCCTTCGATAGTCACACGCAGAACGCTTCCCCCCCGGGAAGCGTATCTGCACATCGTGAAAGCCGCGACAGATAAACTCAAGGGAGAGGACCAGCTTGTACGTCCCCGAGATGAGCATAATCGCCCTGGAGGGCTTATTCGTCTGCAGGAAGGGATCACCATGATTGTCCCCGATCTCCATGCAAGAATCCCCTTTCTCCTGCACGCCCTGGTTTTTCCCGTAGAAGGCCGACCCTTTATCGACCTGATGAAAGAGGGGTCGGGGACGATGGTCTGCGTGGGTGACGGTTTGCACTCCGAAGCCAGAGGCTATCAGCGGTGGCAGGTCGCTTTGCAGGAGCTTCTGGAGGGCTTTTTCCGTCATGAAGCAATGGATGAGGAGATGCTGGAGGGACTGGGACAAATGGAACTGGTGATGCGGCTGAAACTCGCCTTTCCCGATCGTTTCCACTTTCTCAAAGGAAACCATGAGAATATCCTCAACAGGGAGGGAAACGGAGATCATCCTTTTCGAAAATTTGTTTTGGAGGGTGAAATGGTCCGCGTTTATCTTCAGAAATTCTACGGTGATGATTTTCTGAAGTCCTATGCCGATTTTGAACGTGCGCTTCCCCTTGTTGCTGCGGATGGTAACTTTATGGTTTCCCATGCAGAACCGGCACGCTCCTTTTCCCGTGAGGAGGTGATCCGTTATCGTTCGCTTGATGATGTGGTGGAGGGACTTACCTGGACCCCTAACGACGGCTCAGAGGAGGGAAGTGTACAAACGATGATAGAGAGTTTCTGTGCATCCCCCGACCAGGCGGTCTATTTCGGCGGGCATCGAACCATAGAAGGACGTTACTCCCTTCGGGCTTCGGGACGTTTTATCCAGCTTCATAATCCCGTTTCCTTCCAGGTTGCCCTGGCAGATTCCGGACGGCCCTTCGACCCTGAGCGGGATATTGTCGATGTTTCTGGGGATCCGGCGGCGCTTTTAGAGCGTTCGGAGCTTGAAATATCAGAGGAAACGCCATGA
- a CDS encoding serine/threonine protein kinase — MNRPPEMIGKYKIIDLIATGGMGAVYKGVHPTLDCYVIIKKLTLRGNPDFAERFRREAKILMDFRNDNIVDIYDHFKEGRSHYIVLEYIDGLSLEQLIRRERYLSNDMALYIFREVCKALDYAHKRRVVHRDIKPANILISKKGEVKLVDFGIASSKEEDGEAGLTRDGMTLGSPSYMAPEQFENSRNVDQRADIYSLGVMLYESVTGKKPYPGGYTADLIAAITKGKHPAPRRLNPKVNRFVSSIVKKTMHPKPRRRYQNLTSLLRRLDRYFHRKPVEALKEQLKKAISGGTLESTPRKKLGKLRRFFSIALPVFFLLFLLLGSAYRSGWYQRLFLADSYGELRIALHLDHSYKEPKDLYLRGWLFADTGEDGTALDIDPIHFRLLPSEEREGDLNFVSRRVFLPSGDYRLKVQIENNLFWNTFRLHTIKEQHNLYQGEQGRTITLCTSSHTLPLSVDFFVQDCDTWVDITPISLIELKTGGRWTPWSDELAEGLTTGSVYRFRISAPGYTEKEFSLLIREDQSTLYLNPRLEKSKL, encoded by the coding sequence ATGAATCGGCCTCCGGAGATGATCGGAAAGTATAAGATCATAGATCTCATAGCAACAGGTGGAATGGGGGCCGTCTACAAGGGGGTGCACCCTACCCTTGATTGTTATGTGATCATCAAGAAACTGACCCTGCGGGGGAATCCTGATTTTGCCGAACGCTTTCGTCGGGAAGCAAAAATCCTCATGGATTTTCGCAACGACAATATTGTCGATATATATGACCATTTCAAGGAAGGACGCTCCCACTATATTGTCCTCGAATATATCGACGGCCTTTCTTTGGAGCAGCTTATCAGGCGGGAACGTTACCTCTCAAACGATATGGCTCTCTACATTTTTCGGGAGGTGTGTAAGGCCCTCGATTATGCCCACAAACGAAGGGTCGTTCACCGTGATATCAAACCGGCGAATATTCTCATCTCGAAAAAGGGAGAGGTGAAACTGGTGGATTTCGGTATCGCCTCTTCCAAGGAGGAGGATGGGGAAGCGGGGCTGACTCGGGACGGTATGACCCTGGGATCTCCCTCGTATATGGCTCCCGAGCAGTTCGAAAATAGCAGGAATGTCGACCAGCGGGCCGATATCTACTCTCTCGGGGTGATGTTGTACGAGAGTGTCACAGGGAAAAAGCCTTATCCCGGCGGTTATACCGCCGATTTAATAGCGGCGATTACCAAGGGAAAGCATCCTGCTCCCCGTCGCCTTAATCCCAAGGTGAACCGTTTTGTCTCTTCGATCGTCAAAAAGACGATGCATCCTAAACCAAGACGACGTTATCAAAATCTTACCTCTCTGCTTCGTCGCCTGGACCGTTACTTCCACCGTAAACCGGTCGAAGCTCTTAAGGAGCAGCTGAAAAAGGCAATTTCCGGAGGAACGTTGGAATCCACTCCACGAAAGAAGCTAGGAAAGCTCCGACGTTTTTTTTCAATAGCCCTACCCGTGTTCTTTTTATTGTTCCTTTTGCTCGGTAGTGCATATCGTAGCGGCTGGTACCAGCGCCTCTTTCTTGCCGACAGCTATGGTGAGTTGAGAATTGCCTTGCATCTGGATCATTCCTATAAGGAGCCGAAGGATCTTTACTTGCGGGGTTGGCTTTTTGCCGATACAGGTGAAGACGGAACAGCCCTCGATATTGATCCGATACATTTTCGTCTTCTCCCCTCAGAAGAGCGGGAAGGAGACCTGAACTTTGTCAGCAGGCGGGTTTTCCTTCCTTCAGGTGATTATCGTCTTAAGGTTCAGATAGAGAACAACTTGTTTTGGAACACCTTTAGGCTCCATACCATAAAGGAACAGCATAATCTTTACCAGGGTGAGCAGGGACGTACCATCACCCTGTGCACAAGCTCCCATACGCTTCCGCTTTCGGTCGATTTTTTTGTTCAGGATTGTGATACCTGGGTTGATATTACCCCGATTTCCCTTATTGAACTCAAAACGGGCGGAAGGTGGACTCCCTGGAGTGATGAGCTTGCCGAGGGACTTACAACCGGGTCGGTATATCGATTTCGCATTTCTGCCCCGGGATACACAGAAAAGGAATTTAGTCTTTTGATTCGGGAAGATCAAAGTACACTCTATCTCAACCCACGATTGGAGAAATCAAAACTATGA
- a CDS encoding FHA domain-containing protein — MSIGLKRIIIIALGILAGAAAWPLMELVLSFQSLFPGYFIFSIVQGALFGLVLGLFFGSGEGLTSRNGKKLGHGLASGAAVGVIGGVVGFLFGQGVLFFILDKTSNYLAVPVARGIGWALLGLFVGAVDGIRVRSLRKTAIGALGGIIGGAAGGAAIELIRLHFSELLMIRAVGFILFGLLVGIGYAVAERSFSFGILHVLNGPQRGREYSLSQSSFFVGTSSSNDISAEGYHDIEPRHIRFYSKRKELYIKDISGKAGTKVNEEPLRGERLLKYEDVIQVGSLKICYLTE; from the coding sequence ATGAGTATCGGTCTTAAAAGAATCATTATCATAGCCTTGGGAATTCTTGCCGGTGCGGCTGCATGGCCGCTGATGGAGCTTGTCCTTTCATTTCAGTCGCTTTTTCCGGGCTATTTTATCTTCAGCATTGTCCAGGGGGCCCTCTTCGGTCTCGTTCTCGGCCTTTTTTTCGGCTCGGGAGAGGGGCTGACCTCACGGAACGGAAAGAAACTTGGACATGGGCTTGCAAGTGGTGCGGCGGTTGGAGTAATCGGAGGGGTGGTCGGTTTTCTTTTCGGCCAGGGGGTGCTCTTTTTCATCCTTGATAAAACATCCAACTACCTTGCTGTCCCCGTAGCAAGGGGAATCGGCTGGGCGCTTCTTGGGCTCTTTGTCGGCGCTGTGGATGGTATCAGAGTCCGTAGCCTGAGGAAGACGGCAATAGGTGCTTTGGGAGGGATTATCGGCGGAGCGGCCGGTGGGGCTGCCATTGAGTTGATCCGTCTCCATTTTTCGGAGCTTCTTATGATACGAGCCGTTGGCTTTATTTTGTTCGGCCTGCTTGTGGGAATCGGCTACGCGGTTGCCGAACGAAGCTTCTCCTTTGGTATCCTTCACGTTCTTAACGGGCCTCAGCGGGGACGGGAATACAGCCTCTCCCAATCCTCCTTTTTTGTGGGGACCTCTTCTTCTAACGATATCAGTGCAGAGGGGTATCACGATATTGAGCCTCGGCATATACGTTTTTATTCCAAGAGAAAAGAACTCTACATAAAGGATATCTCCGGGAAAGCAGGGACTAAGGTCAATGAGGAACCGCTCCGGGGAGAGCGCTTACTAAAATATGAAGATGTGATTCAGGTCGGTTCCCTGAAGATCTGTTATCTTACCGAATAG
- a CDS encoding VWA domain-containing protein — MNRFAAVVCITVFLAPAFTLSAETLQITQIDSSSLLLSQSVDLYVSLTDDTGTPLKGISGDSFQLFESDDPDTFSEPMLIRSLAPNPHESQGLSILLLMDNSGSMYDTLSGDPTGDPALMRTTYARNALRTFVGSSFHAGDSVSFATFNTNVVLHADEAGDPVVMDMLLSGIRRPGTDESYTELYHALADMALPVGERSGRRAVIVLSDGEDYSYATHSGNPHPIYGNQQLSPDEVVEEYIRNGVTLYAIHFGLEKDQYLGEMALKTGGAVYDAKDQEELTGIYHDIRQKIDGEYLIRYRAGMFPADKTYVKLIHKSPEGNSEAVRYYYTSTMFGRPVVPFPWKIFLILPAVLLIWLLLLLIRNRTFHSDAALRILRAGYGTKISSATIAIQQEKTVIGGGEQADLTLSGRGVPHDRDVTIVFDKQQKNYTIVGGAGVSVNNQPLKGERRLSGGDVLNIEGTTIVFEEPDEGKN, encoded by the coding sequence ATGAATCGTTTCGCCGCTGTTGTTTGTATAACTGTTTTTTTGGCGCCTGCTTTTACACTTTCTGCAGAGACCCTGCAGATTACGCAGATAGATTCTTCATCACTGCTTCTTTCCCAGTCGGTTGATCTCTATGTTTCTCTGACCGATGATACCGGAACTCCCCTGAAGGGGATATCCGGGGATTCTTTTCAGCTTTTTGAATCGGATGATCCCGATACTTTTTCCGAACCTATGCTTATCCGATCGCTAGCTCCGAACCCGCACGAATCACAAGGCCTATCCATCCTCCTACTGATGGATAATTCCGGGAGTATGTATGATACCCTTTCCGGTGATCCCACTGGCGATCCTGCTCTCATGCGTACCACCTATGCTCGTAATGCGCTTCGGACCTTTGTGGGGTCTTCCTTTCATGCCGGAGATAGCGTCTCTTTTGCCACCTTCAATACCAATGTTGTACTTCATGCGGATGAGGCCGGGGATCCCGTGGTGATGGATATGCTGCTTTCCGGTATCCGCCGCCCGGGAACAGACGAATCGTATACGGAACTCTATCACGCGCTTGCCGATATGGCGCTTCCTGTGGGAGAGCGGTCCGGGCGCCGGGCCGTCATTGTCCTCTCCGACGGGGAGGATTACTCCTATGCGACCCATAGTGGGAACCCTCATCCCATCTACGGGAATCAGCAGCTTAGCCCGGATGAGGTTGTGGAGGAGTATATCCGCAATGGTGTTACCTTGTACGCTATCCATTTCGGCTTGGAAAAGGACCAATACCTTGGTGAGATGGCGCTCAAAACCGGGGGAGCGGTCTATGATGCAAAAGACCAGGAGGAGTTGACAGGCATCTACCATGACATTCGGCAAAAAATCGATGGAGAGTACCTGATCCGCTATCGGGCCGGGATGTTTCCCGCTGACAAGACCTATGTCAAACTGATTCATAAAAGCCCTGAGGGAAACAGTGAAGCCGTTCGTTACTACTATACCTCAACCATGTTCGGCCGGCCGGTGGTTCCTTTCCCTTGGAAAATCTTTTTGATTCTACCCGCCGTGCTTCTTATCTGGCTGTTGCTTCTCTTGATTCGCAACCGAACCTTCCATTCCGACGCTGCCTTGCGGATTCTTCGTGCAGGATATGGTACGAAGATCAGTTCGGCAACCATTGCGATACAGCAGGAAAAGACAGTGATCGGAGGAGGGGAACAGGCAGATCTTACCCTTTCCGGCAGAGGGGTTCCTCATGACCGGGATGTAACCATTGTGTTCGATAAGCAACAGAAAAACTACACCATTGTGGGGGGGGCCGGAGTTAGCGTCAACAACCAACCGCTCAAGGGGGAAAGACGACTGAGCGGTGGAGATGTACTTAATATCGAAGGGACCACCATCGTTTTTGAAGAACCGGACGAGGGTAAGAACTAA
- a CDS encoding DMT family transporter, with the protein MTHLMLIAAAFIWGINPMIMKIGLATIDPLRYNTLRLLLAFLVSLIFVLLGRRWKPVAKEDRKRFIAVGLGGFFIFQGGYTFGVHDTAASISAIILALLPVFVAVISIVTRQEKITVKKALGIALSVLGVLAITAGGEAVSVKGTYLRGVLLLVIAEFAYAVYTVYVRPLTKRYSIEQIVCIVIFIVLLPFLLISLPVFLRSGLFFPTLAESFSIGYAGTFGILIGNVLWSHGVKRIGSTGTSMYSNLSPIFGVIAGFLVLAERLAPLQIAGGAAVLLGVWVVNRKKA; encoded by the coding sequence ATGACCCATCTCATGCTCATCGCCGCGGCCTTTATCTGGGGAATAAATCCGATGATCATGAAAATAGGCCTTGCGACCATTGATCCCCTTCGCTACAACACCCTTCGACTGCTACTGGCTTTTCTTGTCTCTCTTATATTCGTTCTGCTGGGAAGACGCTGGAAGCCTGTAGCAAAAGAGGATAGGAAGCGGTTCATTGCGGTAGGGCTCGGTGGTTTTTTTATCTTCCAGGGTGGCTACACCTTTGGTGTACACGATACGGCGGCAAGCATTTCGGCAATTATCCTCGCCTTGCTTCCTGTTTTCGTTGCCGTCATCTCCATTGTAACCCGACAGGAAAAAATCACTGTAAAAAAGGCCCTGGGAATAGCCCTTTCGGTTCTCGGTGTGCTGGCCATTACCGCCGGAGGAGAAGCTGTTTCCGTCAAGGGCACCTACCTTCGAGGGGTCCTACTCCTGGTCATCGCAGAGTTTGCCTATGCCGTATACACCGTGTACGTACGCCCGCTTACAAAACGATATTCCATCGAACAAATTGTCTGTATTGTGATCTTCATCGTACTGCTCCCCTTTCTGCTGATTTCGCTTCCCGTTTTTTTGCGGTCGGGTCTTTTTTTCCCGACGCTGGCTGAATCCTTCAGCATCGGGTATGCTGGGACCTTCGGGATTCTGATCGGAAATGTCCTTTGGAGTCATGGAGTAAAACGAATCGGCAGCACCGGCACAAGCATGTACAGCAATCTTAGTCCGATCTTCGGTGTCATCGCTGGTTTTCTTGTACTCGCCGAGCGCCTCGCCCCTCTCCAGATAGCCGGAGGAGCAGCCGTGCTCCTCGGTGTTTGGGTCGTGAACAGAAAAAAGGCTTAG
- a CDS encoding 8-oxo-dGTP diphosphatase: MLAEKLSTPIYYLMLSIMILNLFQRKHMATGEKKRFATLWLAGTLLILQIEIGLLAANKQPDWMLIPAFALYAVILFLLRKKIFVFRRTCASCGAPLASREFIGRDDNLCANCAPTPEGEEKPEEEKEEKPQPITIAPPEIDEENRHTLGKGTPREEIPRDTDGIDWDAWEFAEKAVLCYLFRGDEVLLIHKKTGLGRGLVNAPGGRIEAAEMPMDAAIREMQEETGITPKELKEVASLHFIFTDGYSLKGTVFFAYDHEGEARATDEADPFWTPVGEIPFDKMWEDDALWLPKVLEGKRVSGYFIFEDEAMVSQKIIES; the protein is encoded by the coding sequence ATGCTTGCTGAAAAACTATCAACCCCTATTTATTATCTGATGCTTTCGATCATGATCCTCAATCTTTTTCAAAGAAAGCATATGGCAACAGGAGAGAAGAAACGTTTCGCCACCCTGTGGCTTGCCGGAACTCTTCTTATCTTACAGATCGAGATCGGACTTCTCGCAGCGAATAAACAACCCGATTGGATGCTCATTCCCGCCTTTGCCCTTTACGCAGTCATCCTTTTTTTGCTGAGAAAGAAGATCTTTGTCTTCCGGCGAACCTGCGCCTCTTGCGGCGCACCTTTAGCCAGCAGGGAGTTTATCGGCAGAGATGATAACCTCTGTGCCAACTGCGCTCCGACACCGGAGGGAGAAGAGAAGCCGGAAGAGGAAAAGGAAGAGAAGCCTCAGCCGATAACCATCGCACCTCCAGAGATAGATGAAGAGAACCGTCATACACTGGGAAAGGGTACGCCTCGAGAAGAGATCCCCCGGGATACAGACGGAATCGATTGGGATGCCTGGGAATTTGCGGAAAAAGCGGTCCTCTGCTATCTCTTTCGAGGAGATGAGGTACTACTGATACATAAGAAAACAGGGCTGGGCAGGGGCCTTGTAAATGCTCCCGGCGGTAGGATAGAGGCAGCGGAAATGCCTATGGATGCGGCAATCCGTGAAATGCAGGAAGAGACCGGCATTACGCCAAAAGAGCTGAAAGAGGTTGCCAGCCTCCATTTCATCTTCACCGACGGCTATTCGCTCAAAGGAACGGTTTTCTTTGCCTATGACCATGAAGGCGAAGCACGAGCAACCGATGAAGCCGATCCATTCTGGACCCCAGTGGGGGAAATCCCGTTTGATAAGATGTGGGAAGACGATGCTCTCTGGCTTCCGAAAGTCCTTGAAGGGAAAAGGGTTTCCGGCTATTTCATCTTTGAGGATGAAGCCATGGTAAGCCAAAAGATCATCGAATCATAA
- a CDS encoding thymidine kinase, whose amino-acid sequence MNEVKNNPETISFLKSLGFPSVRVHHSFNHFDFSRPDRRILVIGPMGSGKTEYSARVWRDAQVALTKSETIARETSTDGADRRKVFFIRSLLDTQRFPDYPEDALAYRGGYERCGDYIARISDSFALEKLVHDMPEIGTWIVDEASFYDERLVYVVRNECQRRGLIFIFPALILNFRRDIFNPTARLMLETATDVFPLTAYCEHPDCLEDSFYTYRYYQIDGEECPALYFDPLIVIGGDRKKEDAVEPNYCTRCDRHHYLPGKEYTFFTLKPLGQQASGGNSDPLKRELAALQERKGNSLLARHLRDKFGHDEEQRVNLNALKVARIAERALIYLYAEQNLIPEELLLKLVNELGLDRVYMKKTLSENGRLVNLDQQILDGF is encoded by the coding sequence ATGAACGAAGTCAAGAACAATCCGGAGACCATCAGTTTTCTCAAAAGCCTCGGATTTCCCAGTGTGCGGGTGCACCATTCCTTTAATCATTTCGATTTTAGCCGTCCCGATCGGCGAATCCTTGTCATCGGGCCTATGGGATCGGGCAAAACCGAGTATTCGGCGCGAGTCTGGCGCGATGCTCAGGTTGCCCTGACAAAAAGCGAAACTATTGCTCGGGAAACCAGTACCGACGGGGCCGATCGCAGGAAGGTTTTTTTTATTCGTTCGTTACTGGACACCCAGCGATTTCCCGATTATCCGGAGGATGCTCTTGCCTATCGGGGTGGATATGAGCGTTGCGGCGATTACATCGCCAGGATAAGTGACTCCTTTGCCCTTGAAAAGCTTGTACACGACATGCCGGAAATCGGTACCTGGATCGTTGATGAGGCCAGTTTTTACGATGAGCGGCTTGTATACGTTGTACGAAACGAATGCCAACGTCGTGGACTTATCTTCATCTTTCCTGCTTTGATCCTGAATTTCAGGCGCGATATTTTCAATCCCACGGCCCGACTCATGCTCGAAACCGCCACCGATGTTTTTCCCTTGACCGCTTACTGTGAGCATCCCGACTGTCTTGAGGATTCTTTCTATACCTACCGCTACTACCAAATAGATGGAGAGGAGTGTCCCGCTCTCTATTTTGATCCGCTCATTGTGATTGGGGGGGATCGAAAAAAAGAGGATGCCGTGGAACCGAATTATTGTACCCGCTGCGATCGCCACCATTACCTCCCCGGCAAGGAGTACACCTTTTTTACCTTGAAACCTCTCGGTCAACAGGCCAGCGGAGGCAATAGTGATCCGCTGAAACGGGAGCTTGCAGCCTTACAGGAGCGAAAAGGGAATTCCCTTCTCGCTCGTCATCTGCGGGATAAATTCGGACACGATGAGGAACAACGGGTAAACCTGAATGCCCTCAAGGTTGCCCGCATTGCCGAGCGTGCCCTTATCTATCTTTATGCCGAGCAAAACCTGATCCCCGAAGAATTGCTGTTGAAACTCGTAAATGAATTAGGGCTGGACCGGGTATACATGAAAAAAACCTTATCGGAAAATGGCCGACTCGTTAATCTGGATCAACAGATACTCGACGGTTTTTAG
- a CDS encoding bacteriohemerythrin, whose amino-acid sequence MSLITWNSDYELGIPGIDAQHKKFVEILNTFYDQLAASDIESKTKTLLDEVLDYTLYHFIEEERFMTKMGYEKLEEHKRLHEEIRGKIQAFRTSMDEGKLVMSMKITSELKDWIKNHILIEDKKYAEKYLQTQQ is encoded by the coding sequence ATGAGTTTAATAACATGGAATTCGGACTACGAGCTTGGGATCCCCGGCATCGATGCACAACACAAAAAATTTGTAGAAATTCTCAATACGTTTTATGATCAGCTTGCCGCTAGCGATATTGAAAGCAAAACAAAAACCTTGCTGGATGAAGTTCTTGATTATACACTCTATCACTTTATCGAAGAAGAACGGTTTATGACAAAGATGGGCTACGAAAAACTTGAAGAGCACAAACGGCTTCATGAGGAGATAAGAGGAAAGATCCAGGCTTTTCGTACATCAATGGATGAGGGGAAACTGGTAATGTCAATGAAAATAACCTCGGAACTCAAAGATTGGATTAAAAACCATATTTTAATCGAAGATAAAAAATATGCCGAGAAGTATTTACAAACTCAACAATAG